In Selenomonas sp. TAMA-11512, a genomic segment contains:
- the hypF gene encoding carbamoyltransferase HypF, with amino-acid sequence MYVSIKLYGIVQGVGFRPFVARLAGIHAVFGTVANRGSYVDIRALGTASSVRHFLQDILTNPPPQANILYHTMTELPLPALLPSDFTIVESAHEEGSAFISPDLSICPTCERELYTPSNRRYLHPFINCTACGPRLTILDSLPYDRERTSMAAFPMCPSCAEEYHAPSSRRYDAQPVCCHDCGPELYLLHRTERGDAALHAAREALRAGKIVAVKGIGGFHLSCDAKNEAAVHRLRERKRRPAKPFAVMLRNLAAASREVLIPEGAKELLTGTQKPIVILDRCASSQIAPSVAPDNPTLGVMLPYTPLHHLLFHYPGTDDITDSLVMTSANPTDAPICRTDKEAETALTDIADLILSHNRAIRISCDDSVILYREPTPVMIRRSRGYAPFPLFSEEQPEPNHMPPSKDILALGGELKNTFCLGKNNLLYPSPHIGNLSDLRTVQAMEESIHRLSSILEIKPALVAADLHPRYQTTHLAKKSGLPVLPVQHHYAHILSCMAEHRQTAPVLGIALDGTGYGTDGTIWGGEILLASLDGFSRVASIAPFSHIGGDLSSKEGWRIALSMLYDAYGSSEAKRLSQALVLTSEKGCSRFLMQAEKRLNTITSTSTGRLFDAVSALLNIRRISTFEGEAAMALQFAAERCIRRPSVPNIPLPRLNLTLRKLDGRYILPTDALFLQIAERIQTGEDADTLAYFFHHALADLFLQAVQKLREEHDVSTVALSGGVFCNRLLLRLISEGLTASGCRVLTHREVPPNDGGLSLGQAYYALHHQRKGDLS; translated from the coding sequence ATGTACGTCTCCATAAAACTCTACGGCATCGTCCAAGGCGTAGGCTTTCGCCCGTTCGTCGCACGGCTCGCGGGGATACACGCCGTCTTCGGCACCGTCGCCAACAGGGGCTCCTACGTTGATATCCGCGCCCTCGGCACAGCGTCTTCCGTCCGGCATTTTCTACAGGACATCCTAACAAACCCGCCGCCGCAGGCAAATATTCTCTATCACACGATGACGGAGCTTCCGCTCCCTGCGCTTTTGCCGTCCGACTTCACCATCGTTGAAAGCGCGCATGAGGAAGGCAGTGCCTTTATCTCGCCTGACCTCTCCATCTGCCCGACGTGTGAGCGGGAGCTCTATACCCCGAGCAATCGCCGCTATCTGCATCCCTTCATCAACTGCACCGCCTGCGGTCCGCGTCTCACGATTCTCGATTCGCTGCCCTACGATCGTGAGCGCACGAGTATGGCAGCCTTTCCCATGTGTCCCTCTTGCGCTGAAGAGTATCACGCTCCATCCTCCAGACGGTACGACGCGCAGCCCGTCTGCTGTCACGACTGCGGTCCCGAGCTCTATCTCCTGCATCGCACGGAGCGGGGAGATGCCGCACTGCACGCGGCTCGAGAGGCATTGCGCGCAGGGAAGATTGTCGCCGTCAAAGGCATCGGCGGCTTTCACCTCTCCTGCGACGCAAAAAATGAAGCCGCCGTGCACCGGCTCCGTGAGCGAAAGCGGCGTCCGGCGAAGCCCTTTGCCGTCATGCTGCGGAATCTTGCCGCCGCATCTCGCGAAGTCCTGATCCCGGAAGGTGCAAAGGAGCTTTTGACGGGCACGCAAAAGCCTATTGTCATCCTGGACCGATGCGCGTCGAGTCAGATTGCGCCAAGCGTCGCTCCGGACAATCCGACACTCGGCGTCATGCTCCCCTACACGCCGCTGCACCACCTTCTCTTTCACTATCCCGGTACCGACGACATCACAGATTCCCTCGTCATGACAAGCGCCAATCCGACCGATGCCCCGATTTGTCGTACCGATAAAGAAGCGGAGACAGCGCTGACCGATATCGCCGACCTCATTCTTTCACATAATCGCGCGATACGCATTTCCTGCGACGACAGTGTGATTCTCTACCGGGAACCGACACCCGTCATGATACGCCGCAGCCGAGGCTATGCGCCTTTCCCTCTCTTTTCAGAAGAGCAGCCCGAGCCGAATCACATGCCGCCTTCGAAAGATATTCTCGCCTTGGGCGGTGAGCTGAAAAACACCTTTTGTCTGGGAAAGAACAATCTTCTGTATCCCTCGCCGCACATCGGCAATCTGAGCGATTTACGCACCGTACAGGCGATGGAAGAGAGCATCCATCGTCTCTCCTCCATTCTTGAGATCAAACCGGCGCTTGTCGCTGCCGATTTGCACCCGCGCTATCAGACGACACATCTTGCGAAAAAAAGCGGTCTCCCCGTACTTCCTGTCCAGCACCACTATGCACATATTCTCTCCTGCATGGCGGAGCACCGACAGACGGCGCCCGTCCTGGGCATCGCCCTCGACGGCACAGGCTACGGCACCGACGGTACTATATGGGGCGGCGAGATTTTGCTTGCTTCTCTCGACGGGTTCAGCCGCGTTGCCTCCATCGCGCCCTTCTCGCACATCGGCGGCGATCTGTCTTCAAAAGAGGGCTGGCGCATTGCGCTCTCCATGCTTTACGATGCCTATGGGAGCAGTGAGGCAAAGCGTCTCTCTCAAGCGCTCGTCCTCACAAGCGAAAAAGGCTGCAGCCGCTTCTTGATGCAGGCGGAAAAGCGTCTTAACACCATTACCTCAACGAGCACGGGGCGCCTGTTTGACGCGGTTTCCGCCCTCCTGAACATCAGAAGAATCTCCACCTTTGAGGGAGAGGCGGCCATGGCGCTCCAATTTGCCGCTGAACGCTGCATCCGTCGCCCCTCCGTGCCAAACATACCCCTGCCCCGACTGAACCTCACCCTGCGCAAGCTGGATGGACGGTATATTCTCCCAACCGACGCTCTTTTCCTTCAGATTGCCGAACGCATACAGACGGGCGAAGACGCAGACACACTCGCTTACTTCTTTCATCACGCACTCGCCGATCTCTTCCTTCAGGCGGTTCAAAAGCTGCGCGAAGAGCATGACGTCTCCACCGTCGCTCTCTCCGGCGGTGTCTTCTGCAATCGGCTCCTGCTTCGACTCATCTCTGAAGGACTGACTGCCTCCGGCTGCAGAGTCCTCACCCATCGGGAAGTCCCCCCCAACGATGGCGGACTCTCCCTCGGACAAGCCTACTACGCTCTTCATCATCAGCGGAAAGGAGACCTTTCATGA
- the hydF gene encoding [FeFe] hydrogenase H-cluster maturation GTPase HydF: protein MSLTDTPTAERTIIAFFGRTNVGKSSLINALTEQSVSIVSPAAGTTTDPVRKTMELLPIGPVELIDTAGLDDATELGELRRQKTQEILRRTDIAILVVEAGAERYPLEEDLIQHFQNASIPYLLVHNKVDRLPCCPTATDPHSVCVSAEKKLYLNALKERIAHLHPTKKESLIVSDLLRAGDLTILVTPIDSSAPKGRLILPQQLVLRDLLDHHLAALVTQPEELPRLLQVLCTPPALIVTDSQVFGKVRDSIPSDLPLTSFSILMARHKGYLAPAIRGIAALDALRDGDTVLMAEGCTHHRQCGDIGTVKLPNWIRKHTGKELRIETSSGHGFPDDLSPYKLIIHCGACMLQPKEMLYRVRQAEVQQIPITNYGTAIAHLNGILKRSLDPFPELLSYLAR from the coding sequence ATGAGCCTCACCGATACACCAACTGCCGAACGCACGATAATTGCTTTCTTCGGCCGCACCAACGTCGGCAAGTCCAGCCTCATCAATGCCCTGACAGAGCAATCCGTCTCCATTGTCTCACCTGCTGCCGGCACGACTACCGATCCCGTTCGCAAGACGATGGAGCTTCTGCCGATAGGCCCCGTTGAGCTCATTGATACCGCGGGACTGGACGATGCGACGGAGCTCGGTGAGCTCCGCAGACAAAAGACGCAGGAGATTCTCCGCCGAACCGATATCGCGATTCTGGTCGTCGAGGCAGGTGCGGAACGATATCCGCTGGAGGAAGATTTAATTCAGCACTTTCAAAATGCCTCCATTCCCTATCTGCTTGTCCACAATAAAGTCGATCGGCTCCCCTGCTGTCCGACCGCGACTGACCCGCACAGCGTCTGCGTAAGCGCCGAGAAAAAGCTATATCTCAATGCGCTGAAAGAGCGAATCGCTCACCTCCATCCCACAAAGAAAGAGTCCCTCATCGTCAGCGACCTCCTGCGGGCAGGGGATCTTACCATCCTCGTCACACCGATTGACAGTTCGGCTCCAAAGGGACGTCTCATCCTTCCGCAGCAGCTTGTCCTGCGCGATCTGCTTGATCATCATCTCGCCGCTCTCGTCACCCAGCCTGAAGAGCTTCCTCGCCTCCTGCAGGTCCTCTGTACGCCCCCCGCGCTTATCGTCACCGACAGCCAGGTCTTCGGCAAAGTGCGAGACAGCATCCCATCGGATCTTCCTCTAACCTCCTTTTCCATCCTCATGGCGCGCCATAAGGGCTACCTTGCCCCTGCGATCCGCGGCATTGCCGCACTGGATGCCCTGCGGGACGGAGATACCGTCCTGATGGCGGAAGGCTGCACCCATCATCGACAATGCGGGGATATCGGCACCGTCAAACTGCCGAATTGGATTCGCAAACACACGGGCAAAGAGCTTCGCATTGAAACAAGCAGCGGACACGGCTTTCCCGATGACCTTTCACCGTATAAACTCATCATCCACTGTGGCGCCTGTATGCTTCAACCGAAGGAAATGCTCTATCGCGTTCGGCAAGCCGAGGTGCAGCAGATTCCCATCACAAACTACGGAACCGCCATTGCTCATCTGAACGGGATTCTGAAGAGGAGCCTCGATCCCTTCCCGGAATTGCTCTCCTATCTTGCCCGATAA
- the cobC gene encoding alpha-ribazole phosphatase, giving the protein MTSLKATEIFLVRHGQTEWNKTGRFQGQSDVPLSEVGREQAILAAKYFPAERLDKVYASDLSRAADTGRAIADRLGAPIELTKKLREMYFGQWEGLSYDEIVRGWPDAGPAFFDAPDTLIPPDGETFQMVQDRATPFLEEIVRVHTGESIAIVAHGAIIRTIVAYVLGMPMRYVWRTRQGNTGISRITYSEGVYTVDYLNRLAHLEQA; this is encoded by the coding sequence ATGACATCGTTGAAGGCAACAGAGATTTTTTTGGTGCGGCACGGGCAGACTGAATGGAATAAGACAGGGCGCTTTCAAGGACAGTCCGATGTGCCTCTTTCCGAGGTGGGGAGAGAACAGGCAATACTGGCGGCAAAGTACTTTCCGGCGGAGAGGCTTGATAAGGTATATGCCAGTGACCTGTCGCGCGCGGCAGACACGGGACGAGCCATCGCCGATCGCCTTGGAGCTCCCATAGAACTCACGAAGAAGCTGCGCGAGATGTACTTCGGACAGTGGGAGGGACTCTCCTACGACGAGATTGTCCGCGGCTGGCCGGATGCCGGTCCCGCCTTTTTCGACGCGCCGGATACGTTGATTCCTCCGGACGGGGAGACATTCCAAATGGTACAGGATCGGGCGACGCCCTTTTTGGAAGAGATCGTGCGAGTACATACGGGGGAGAGCATTGCCATCGTCGCACACGGAGCTATCATCCGCACCATCGTCGCATACGTTCTCGGCATGCCGATGCGCTATGTGTGGCGCACGCGCCAGGGGAATACGGGCATCAGCCGCATTACCTACAGCGAGGGCGTTTACACAGTCGATTACTTGAACCGTCTCGCGCATTTGGAACAAGCATAG
- the cobD gene encoding threonine-phosphate decarboxylase CobD, protein MKLYEHGGNVYEPCAGEWLDFSANINPLGLPEEVREAVVNALDHLVHYPDSKAGALKDALSEHYQVPAEQMVLGNGAAELIYLVCYQLRPRRVLLLSPTFSEYEKAARAAEADIVYHDLSAEDNFALDEISFIEKLDDVDIAVLANPNNPTGNLIEKEVLLRILEAAEEKGVYLMVDESFLDFLPTPEMYSMRSRCSSHSRLIILQSMTKFYAIPGLRLGFGVFSEALAARLEQGKDVWNVNHLAQVAGVAAVRARGYQEATRRWLKDAAGEFQRDLSELQGLYVYPSAVNFLLLRIEEEESPTSAGGLLRKLKEQGILLRDCSNYRGLDERFLRTAVRSSEENHRLLQAIGTIWREEQK, encoded by the coding sequence ATGAAGCTCTATGAGCACGGCGGCAATGTCTATGAGCCATGTGCGGGAGAGTGGCTGGATTTCAGCGCGAATATCAATCCCTTAGGCCTTCCGGAAGAGGTAAGAGAGGCTGTTGTCAACGCGCTGGATCATCTCGTGCACTACCCGGATTCGAAGGCAGGGGCGCTCAAGGATGCGCTTTCCGAGCACTATCAGGTGCCGGCCGAGCAGATGGTCCTCGGGAATGGCGCTGCAGAGCTGATCTATCTCGTGTGCTATCAGCTTCGCCCCCGACGCGTGCTGCTTTTGTCGCCGACATTCAGTGAGTATGAAAAGGCGGCGCGTGCCGCCGAAGCGGATATTGTGTATCACGATTTGTCCGCGGAAGATAATTTCGCGCTGGACGAAATATCTTTTATAGAAAAGTTGGATGATGTGGATATCGCTGTACTTGCCAATCCGAATAATCCGACAGGCAATCTTATTGAAAAAGAAGTGCTCCTGCGCATCTTAGAAGCGGCGGAGGAGAAGGGCGTCTATCTGATGGTGGATGAATCCTTTCTTGACTTTCTGCCGACGCCGGAGATGTACAGTATGCGATCCCGCTGCAGCAGCCATTCGCGTCTCATCATCCTCCAGTCGATGACAAAGTTCTATGCCATCCCCGGGCTGCGGCTCGGATTCGGGGTATTCAGCGAAGCGTTGGCCGCGCGACTGGAGCAAGGCAAAGATGTATGGAATGTCAATCATCTTGCGCAGGTCGCCGGTGTGGCGGCTGTGCGTGCCCGCGGATATCAGGAGGCAACGAGGCGGTGGCTCAAGGATGCGGCAGGGGAATTTCAGAGGGACCTATCCGAGCTGCAGGGCCTGTATGTCTATCCGAGTGCAGTCAATTTTCTGCTCCTGCGGATTGAGGAAGAGGAGTCTCCGACTTCCGCCGGAGGGCTCTTACGGAAGCTGAAGGAGCAAGGGATTCTTCTGAGAGACTGCAGCAATTATCGCGGCTTGGATGAGCGCTTCCTGCGTACGGCGGTACGCAGCAGCGAGGAGAATCATCGACTTTTACAGGCAATCGGGACGATTTGGCGGGAGGAGCAGAAATGA
- the cobS gene encoding adenosylcobinamide-GDP ribazoletransferase, with the protein MRAFLVGLQFLTRIHVVRQDDLQPIDFSKSVRYFPLVGLLLGVCYAILAWCIDLWMPRLGLYVPENAAAFLLASSMILLTGGIHCDGLMDTLDGILSGRSRERMLEIMKDSRVGTYGIVGFVLFFFAEYVLLLDMGSGLLRILALFFAPYIARVMLVFAICAFPYARPEGMGKAFCEGGTKRVLLSAFLFLPLVFFLGIYVFSWLLLPNFHHVLVMWMLSWGTVSLLILLSVTAMTYFFCRHVSKLLGGLTGDVYGATVMLSELLTLALFLLLPRGTVLF; encoded by the coding sequence ATGCGGGCTTTTCTTGTAGGTTTACAGTTTTTGACACGAATTCACGTTGTGCGGCAGGATGATTTACAGCCGATCGATTTTTCCAAGAGCGTGCGATATTTTCCTTTGGTTGGCTTGCTGCTCGGTGTGTGTTATGCGATTCTTGCATGGTGCATTGATCTCTGGATGCCTCGACTGGGGCTGTATGTGCCGGAGAACGCAGCGGCCTTTTTGCTTGCCTCATCGATGATCCTCCTGACAGGCGGGATACACTGCGACGGCCTGATGGATACGTTGGACGGCATCCTGTCGGGGCGCTCGCGTGAGCGTATGCTGGAGATCATGAAGGACAGCCGTGTCGGCACATACGGTATCGTCGGCTTTGTTCTCTTTTTTTTTGCGGAGTATGTGCTGCTGCTTGACATGGGATCGGGGCTCCTCCGTATCCTGGCGCTCTTTTTCGCACCGTATATCGCGAGGGTCATGCTTGTCTTCGCGATATGCGCATTTCCCTATGCTCGTCCTGAGGGGATGGGGAAGGCATTTTGCGAGGGAGGCACCAAGCGGGTATTGCTCTCCGCATTCTTATTCCTGCCGCTTGTGTTTTTCTTAGGAATCTATGTGTTTTCATGGCTGCTTCTGCCGAATTTTCATCATGTATTGGTCATGTGGATGCTTTCGTGGGGGACGGTCTCGCTTCTCATCCTTCTGTCGGTGACGGCGATGACGTATTTCTTCTGTCGGCACGTCTCGAAGCTGTTAGGAGGACTGACAGGGGATGTCTATGGCGCGACGGTGATGCTCTCCGAACTCCTGACATTGGCACTCTTTTTACTGCTCCCGCGGGGAACCGTTTTATTTTGA
- the cbiB gene encoding adenosylcobinamide-phosphate synthase CbiB, with product MEQLVIVFGAFFVDCLLGDPRSKYHPVALMGSMIAFLERVFYRATDDAGKKLFMGGMLLLIVLLLCFNAAEGMEKLFRQLRLPHLGMALESIALAFMISPRSLAEAGMEIYHLLREKDIAAARQAVGMIVSRDTETLDEAEIARAAVETVAENTVDGVIAPLFFYFIGGLPLAVLYRASNTMDAMIGYRNEKYLYFGKIAARLDDVLNYIPARMTGILFVIAAFLLRKDAVGAWRMLWRDASKHPSPNGGYAEAPVAGALGIRLGGENLYFGEVHFRAHMGDPEQPVDAGAIRDTIRLMYTAAILFMLFAYAAFSIYDVYVSWL from the coding sequence ATGGAGCAGTTGGTGATTGTTTTTGGCGCCTTTTTTGTGGATTGCCTTCTGGGGGATCCGAGGTCAAAATATCATCCTGTGGCTCTGATGGGTTCTATGATTGCCTTCTTGGAAAGGGTCTTTTACCGAGCGACGGACGATGCAGGGAAGAAGCTTTTCATGGGCGGGATGCTGCTCCTGATCGTTCTCCTTCTCTGCTTTAATGCAGCGGAAGGGATGGAGAAGCTCTTTCGTCAGCTGAGGCTGCCGCATTTGGGGATGGCGCTGGAGTCGATTGCACTCGCCTTTATGATTTCGCCGCGGAGCTTGGCGGAGGCGGGAATGGAAATCTACCATCTCTTGCGGGAGAAGGACATCGCCGCCGCCCGACAGGCGGTCGGCATGATCGTCAGTCGTGATACGGAGACGCTTGATGAGGCGGAGATTGCGCGTGCCGCTGTCGAGACGGTCGCCGAGAATACGGTGGATGGTGTCATAGCGCCGCTTTTTTTCTATTTTATCGGAGGCTTGCCTCTGGCTGTCCTCTATCGGGCGTCCAACACGATGGACGCGATGATCGGCTATCGAAATGAGAAATATCTTTACTTCGGAAAGATTGCCGCGCGCCTGGACGATGTGCTGAACTATATTCCCGCCCGGATGACAGGCATTCTCTTTGTGATAGCGGCGTTCCTTTTGCGGAAGGATGCCGTGGGGGCATGGCGGATGCTTTGGCGGGACGCTTCGAAGCATCCGAGCCCGAACGGCGGATACGCCGAGGCTCCTGTGGCGGGAGCTCTTGGAATACGACTTGGCGGTGAGAACCTATACTTTGGAGAGGTGCACTTTCGCGCGCATATGGGGGATCCTGAGCAGCCCGTTGATGCCGGTGCGATAAGAGATACAATTCGTCTCATGTATACGGCTGCGATTTTGTTTATGCTCTTTGCGTATGCGGCATTTTCCATCTATGACGTGTACGTTTCATGGCTATGA
- a CDS encoding cobyric acid synthase, with protein sequence MAKHIMLMGTSSHVGKSILTTALCRIFYQDGQRVVPFKAQNMALNSFVTRDGDEMGRAQVAQAEAAGLEPFVDMNPVLLKPTGDAKSQVVLMGKPVGNMTAREYHRGYSLKAFDTVKEALARLDRDYDTIVIEGAGSPAEVNLKANDIVNMRVAKYLQAPVLLIADIDRGGALASLVGTLELLEEDERALIRGLIINKFRGDVSLLQPALDFLEEKTGKPVLGVIHHIEALGIDEEDSVSLDEMEAKEGEKQADIQLAVIRTPKISNFTDFDALAGEEDVRLTYVRRAEELGNPDLILLGGSKNTSEDLLYLKTSGLADAILERHRSGTPVIGICGGYQMLGERISDPLETESSIGEIEGLSLLGLHTVFAAEKQTNQATASISGLSFCGETVSAEGLLGYEIHTGQTTCTRGAETHPFTITRRSGEIMAGCGTVSEDGLVFGTYLHGLFDHDDFRRSILNILRKRKGLPPAAGTRNLHKERQAAYDRLAEKCRAELDMKTIYRLIGEQD encoded by the coding sequence GTGGCAAAGCATATCATGCTCATGGGGACGAGTTCCCATGTCGGAAAGAGCATTCTGACGACCGCTCTCTGCCGTATCTTTTATCAGGATGGACAGCGTGTCGTCCCCTTCAAGGCACAGAATATGGCGCTCAATTCCTTCGTGACGAGAGACGGCGATGAGATGGGGCGCGCGCAGGTAGCGCAGGCGGAGGCGGCCGGTCTCGAGCCGTTTGTCGATATGAATCCCGTGCTCTTGAAGCCCACGGGCGACGCGAAATCACAGGTCGTGCTGATGGGAAAGCCGGTCGGCAATATGACGGCGAGGGAATACCATCGCGGCTATTCGCTGAAGGCATTTGATACAGTCAAAGAGGCGCTTGCCCGCCTTGACCGCGACTATGATACGATTGTCATTGAAGGGGCCGGAAGCCCAGCCGAGGTCAATCTCAAGGCAAACGATATCGTCAATATGCGCGTGGCAAAGTATTTGCAGGCGCCTGTCCTCCTGATCGCGGACATCGATCGCGGAGGAGCGCTGGCGTCCTTAGTCGGTACGCTTGAGCTTTTGGAGGAAGATGAACGTGCCCTCATTCGGGGCTTGATCATCAATAAATTTCGCGGGGATGTGTCGCTGCTGCAGCCGGCGCTTGATTTCCTCGAGGAGAAAACGGGAAAGCCGGTGCTCGGCGTCATACACCACATCGAAGCGCTCGGTATTGACGAGGAGGATTCTGTCTCTCTCGATGAGATGGAGGCGAAGGAGGGAGAAAAGCAGGCGGATATACAACTGGCTGTGATACGCACGCCGAAGATATCGAATTTTACGGACTTTGACGCGCTGGCAGGTGAGGAGGATGTGCGGCTTACCTATGTGCGCAGGGCGGAAGAGCTTGGCAATCCCGATCTTATCCTATTGGGCGGCAGCAAGAATACAAGTGAAGATCTGCTGTATCTGAAGACGTCCGGACTGGCGGACGCCATCCTCGAAAGACATCGATCGGGAACGCCTGTCATCGGTATCTGCGGCGGCTATCAGATGCTCGGAGAGAGAATCTCCGACCCGCTGGAAACAGAGTCGTCGATCGGAGAGATCGAGGGGCTGTCGCTCTTGGGGCTGCATACGGTCTTCGCCGCAGAGAAGCAGACGAATCAGGCGACGGCAAGTATATCGGGGCTTTCCTTCTGCGGAGAAACGGTCTCTGCCGAAGGTCTCTTGGGCTATGAGATTCACACGGGGCAGACAACATGTACACGCGGCGCGGAGACGCATCCGTTTACGATTACGCGGCGTTCCGGAGAGATTATGGCAGGCTGCGGGACGGTCAGCGAGGACGGGCTTGTCTTTGGAACATATCTGCATGGGCTCTTCGACCACGATGATTTTCGACGTTCCATCCTCAACATTCTGCGCAAGAGGAAGGGTCTGCCGCCTGCGGCGGGGACGCGAAATCTTCACAAGGAGCGGCAGGCCGCTTATGATCGACTGGCGGAGAAGTGCCGCGCCGAGCTCGATATGAAGACGATTTACAGACTGATCGGGGAGCAGGACTGA
- the cobU gene encoding bifunctional adenosylcobinamide kinase/adenosylcobinamide-phosphate guanylyltransferase translates to MGRIILITGGARSGKSSYAERYAARANCPVAYIATAEVLDDEMAYRIRLHRERRPSDWGLWEAPKNAEHAILEAGQKYEMILFDCLTMYLSNFILSEENVPLINAKTDRYAAEETLYERTIAYAARLLRAAKETPADVVFVTNEVGTGIVPDNHLSRLYRDMVGIVNQKAAALADEVYLVTCGLAIDLKKWAERVE, encoded by the coding sequence ATGGGGCGCATAATACTGATCACAGGCGGAGCGCGCTCGGGAAAGAGCAGCTATGCGGAGCGGTATGCCGCGCGGGCGAACTGCCCTGTCGCTTACATCGCGACGGCGGAGGTGCTCGATGACGAGATGGCATACCGTATCCGTCTGCATCGGGAGCGCCGCCCTTCGGACTGGGGGCTGTGGGAAGCTCCCAAAAACGCCGAGCATGCGATTTTGGAAGCGGGGCAAAAATATGAGATGATTCTCTTTGATTGTCTGACGATGTATCTGAGCAATTTTATCTTATCAGAGGAAAACGTGCCGCTCATCAATGCGAAGACGGACCGTTATGCGGCGGAGGAGACGCTTTATGAACGCACAATCGCCTATGCGGCACGGCTTCTCCGCGCGGCGAAAGAGACTCCCGCCGATGTTGTTTTCGTGACGAATGAGGTGGGGACGGGCATTGTCCCCGATAATCACCTATCCAGACTCTATCGGGATATGGTGGGAATCGTAAATCAGAAGGCGGCTGCGCTGGCGGACGAAGTGTACCTCGTTACATGCGGACTGGCAATCGATTTGAAGAAGTGGGCAGAGCGTGTCGAATAG
- a CDS encoding cobyrinate a,c-diamide synthase has product MRTQIPRLVVAAVSSGSGKTTLVTGLLRALRERGLRVQSYKVGPDYIDTGYHRLASGRPSHNLDSWLLPAEELRVLFARTAQEADIAVMEGVMGLYDGGRRGVSSTAEIAKLLDAPVLLVIDAKSMGASAAAIAMGYRDYDREVELRGVLLNRLGSPTHESMIREAMQGIGMPVLGAVRRDASLTMPERHLGLLPTEENKAPEVVDRMGELMERELDVDGILELAKAARPMDVPAAGISVQAASIQEKHVRIAVAHDEAFSFYYPESLAVLEGLGAEMIFFSPLRDAKLPEADALIIGGGFPEMFSKELARNVSMRTSIRGAAEAGLPVYAECGGYMYLLERLVDFAGVTHSMVGVLSGTARMTEKLQMVGYVEAELRTDTCLGKSGDIFHGHEFHFSVEQEEKGRAERPFIFTKLRDDRKYPAGQAWKNVLGSYLHIHFAGAGEAAVHFMEAARRYRWGA; this is encoded by the coding sequence ATGAGAACACAGATTCCTCGGCTTGTGGTGGCGGCGGTCTCATCCGGCTCCGGCAAAACGACGCTTGTGACGGGACTTCTTCGCGCGCTCCGAGAGCGTGGGCTTCGTGTGCAGTCGTATAAGGTCGGTCCGGATTATATCGATACAGGGTACCATCGGTTAGCGTCCGGGCGTCCCTCGCACAATCTTGACAGCTGGCTGCTCCCCGCGGAAGAACTCCGCGTGCTGTTCGCGAGAACGGCGCAGGAGGCGGATATTGCCGTCATGGAAGGTGTCATGGGACTTTACGATGGCGGGCGGCGGGGCGTGTCCTCAACAGCGGAAATCGCAAAGCTGCTCGATGCCCCCGTGCTCCTTGTCATCGACGCGAAATCGATGGGCGCTTCAGCCGCGGCGATCGCCATGGGGTATCGAGACTATGACCGAGAGGTGGAGCTTCGAGGGGTTCTCCTAAACCGTCTCGGCTCACCGACACATGAGAGCATGATACGGGAGGCGATGCAGGGAATCGGGATGCCTGTTCTCGGCGCTGTACGACGCGATGCGAGTCTCACCATGCCGGAGCGTCATCTGGGGCTTCTCCCGACAGAGGAGAACAAAGCACCGGAGGTCGTTGACCGCATGGGTGAGCTGATGGAGCGGGAACTCGACGTGGATGGAATCCTGGAGCTGGCTAAGGCGGCTCGACCGATGGATGTGCCTGCCGCAGGGATATCTGTGCAGGCGGCCTCCATACAGGAAAAGCATGTCCGAATCGCCGTGGCGCACGATGAGGCGTTTTCCTTCTACTATCCGGAAAGCCTTGCCGTTTTGGAGGGGCTGGGAGCCGAGATGATTTTTTTCAGTCCGCTTCGCGATGCGAAGCTGCCGGAGGCGGACGCCTTGATCATCGGCGGAGGCTTTCCGGAGATGTTTTCCAAAGAACTCGCTCGGAATGTGTCCATGCGTACCTCCATCCGCGGGGCGGCGGAGGCGGGACTGCCTGTTTATGCCGAGTGCGGCGGCTATATGTATCTCTTGGAGCGGCTTGTGGATTTTGCCGGTGTGACGCATTCGATGGTCGGGGTTCTGTCCGGAACGGCAAGGATGACCGAAAAACTGCAAATGGTCGGTTACGTCGAAGCGGAGCTGCGTACGGATACTTGTCTCGGAAAGAGCGGCGATATTTTTCATGGACATGAGTTTCACTTTTCCGTCGAGCAGGAGGAAAAGGGTCGTGCAGAGCGTCCCTTTATCTTTACAAAGCTGCGAGACGACAGAAAATATCCCGCGGGGCAGGCGTGGAAGAATGTGCTGGGCTCATACCTGCACATACACTTTGCCGGAGCCGGAGAGGCGGCCGTGCATTTCATGGAGGCGGCGAGGAGATACAGATGGGGCGCATAA